In Polaromonas sp. JS666, one genomic interval encodes:
- a CDS encoding helix-turn-helix domain-containing protein yields the protein MDFPIHLTSQLREHLRSLRKTHGLTQAALGRLLGVGQARVAEIENNPGAVSVDQLMKVLSALRASLVLRDDVVEVVADRPNAAALHATPQASKPKKPAKQPSVNIPPTGQWRTVPLTGGGGHPAKSVLVSRSDTKTPSDAQALRDANPHADVTATSKRNFVIRPKKGSW from the coding sequence ATGGACTTCCCCATCCACCTGACCAGCCAGCTTCGTGAGCACCTGCGTTCGCTCAGGAAGACGCACGGCCTAACCCAGGCCGCACTCGGACGGCTGCTCGGCGTCGGGCAGGCCCGTGTCGCGGAGATCGAAAACAATCCAGGCGCCGTGAGCGTCGACCAGTTGATGAAGGTGCTCTCAGCGCTGCGCGCCTCCCTGGTGTTGAGGGACGACGTTGTCGAGGTGGTCGCGGACCGACCGAATGCGGCAGCCTTGCATGCCACCCCCCAGGCAAGTAAGCCCAAAAAACCTGCCAAGCAACCGTCGGTCAATATCCCGCCGACGGGCCAGTGGCGCACGGTGCCCTTGACCGGAGGCGGCGGGCACCCAGCGAAGTCGGTTCTAGTCAGTCGCAGCGACACAAAAACCCCGTCGGACGCGCAAGCGCTGCGGGATGCGAATCCACACGCCGATGTCACAGCAACATCCAAGCGCAACTTCGTCATCCGGCCTAAGAAAGGCTCGTGGTGA